In the Panthera uncia isolate 11264 chromosome B1, Puncia_PCG_1.0, whole genome shotgun sequence genome, TGGGCGTGAGGATACCCCGGGGGTCTTTCTGAAAGACCTTGCAAAAGCGGCCAAGGCCCCCGGGACGGAACTTCCCGGGCCGCAGCGCGGTCTCTCGGCCACACCTGGCCGGGCGTGTGCCGCGGAGACCCCGGTGCCGCGCGCGCGGACCCCGCCCGACGAGCTGTCAGCGGCCGCGGAGCCCCGGCAGCCGCGGCGGCTCGCGCGCCCACAGCCCGGGCGGCCCCGGAGGCAGCGGCGGCCGCGGGACAAGGACCCGGGGTCGCAcgacgcccccacccccaccccgcgccgCCCTCGGAGCCCTAGCCGCNNNNNNNNNNNNNNNNNNNNNNNNNNNNNNNNNNNNNNNNNNNNNNNNNNNNNNNNNNNNNNNNNNNNNNNNNNNNNNNNNNNNNNNNNNNNNNNNNNNNNNNNNNNNNNNNNNNNNNNNNNNNNNNNNNNNNNNNNNNNNNNNNNNNNNNNNNNNNNNNNNNNNNNNNNNNNNNNNNNNNNNNNNNNNNNNNNNNNNNNNNNNNNNNNNNNNNNNNNNNNNNNNNNNNNNNNNNNNNNNNNNNNNNNNNNNNNNNNNNNNNNNNNNNNNNNNNNNNNNNNNNNNNNNNNNNNNNNNNNNNNNNNNNNNNNNNNNNNNNNNNNNNNNNNNNNNNNNNNNNNNNNNNNNNNNNNNNNNNNNNNNNNNNNNNNNNNNNNNNNNNNNNNNNNNNNNNNNNNNNCCCCGGCCGCGCGGCCCGGCTGCATGGAGCCTGGCGCGGGGTCCcgggcggccgccgccgccgccgtcgcagccgccaccgccgccgccatCTTCTTCCTGCCCTCGGCGTGGCGCGCGGTGGCTTCTCGCGCCGCGGTGGGCTCGGCCGTCCGGGACCCCGCGCCAGGCTCCATGCAGCCGGGCCGCGCGGCCGGGGACAGCGGCCGCCTCCGAGGCTCGGGTCGGGCGCCCGGCGGCAGCGGGCCGAGCGCGGCGGCGGACGGAGGGTCGGCGGAGGAGCCCCGGGGCGGCGGTCTCTGCGACCGCTGCCCGCCGTCTGCGAGGTGTGCGGCGGCCCGCCCGGGGCCCCTTTTGCAGGCTCGGTGACCGGAGTGCGCCGGCGCCGCCTGCCCGGTCTTGGCACCGCCTGCGCGGCCGCGGCAGCGAGGGCCCGGCTCCAGATCCCCGACCCCCGCGAGCCCTGGCTCCATACGTCCGCTATTTGGGCTCCATCTCCTCTGCATATTTATGATCTCCCGTCACATTGTCTGGCCTCTGGGTTTCCGTTGACAGTTTCCAAAACACTCGAGCAAGAAGGAGCTCGGGGTTGCTGGCCTACAGGTGGGGGCGCGGAGGGGAAGCCCGAGGAGCCGGGTGCCGTGTGCGTTTCAAGCGCCCGCGGGCGTACTGCACTGTTTTTCGGGATGAGGGTTGGGGTACGGCTTTTGGCCGCCGCGGTGCCCTTGCTCCGTCACCTGGGCGTCCACTTTGCTTAAACGCACCGTCCTTGGCCGCTCTGGGGTGTGACTCCGCACCGAGCGCGGCGTCAAGACCACCAGGCTCAGGAATGGTGCAAGTGAAGATGCTCCGTGAAGGGACCTAGGGAGGGCCTTTGCCACCTGCCTCCCACGTGGTTGCTGCGTGCTCCATTTAGGGTGACTGTGGCGAGTCCATTTGCCAACTTCAGAACTGACCTGTGTCTGTTGCCCTTTTGATTAGCACAAGGAAAACTGTGATTCTTCCCCTAACATTAAGCTGTCTGGAATTTTCCCTAGATCTAAACTTGACAGCCAGCTATAAACAGGTATGAATAGAGCAAAATCGGGCTCATGTTGATTCATCAGAGAACCTTGAGGGTCCTGTTGTCACTAGCGAGGACctggttccagactctgagcaaaTTTAACAGTGTACGGTCTGGGGCAGCATGCCGAGAGCAGCCACCTGCCAGTCTTGACAGCAGGGTAAGAGCCCAGATGAGGGAACAAGATGGACTAAAAAGGCTCCAGAGCTGGCACCTGACCCTGCTTGGCCTCGGAAAAGGAGGAACCAATGCCTTTGGAACATCCTTACCCTTTTTCATAGAACAGTTTGCAGGTACACAATTCTAAATATTGCTGTGACCATTTTCATGAAATTCTGTTGTGTTATACTTCGTCAAAGCTGAGCCTTAATCAAAAACAAACGGTCTGGTCAAAACTTCAGagtcattttgaaaatcaaaaggtggggcgcctgggtggcgcagtcggttaagcgtccgacttcagccaggtcacgatctcgcggtctgtgagttcgagccccgagtcaggctctgggctgatggctcagagcctggagcctgtttccgattctgtgtctccctctctctctgcccctcccccgttcatgctctgtctctctctgtcccaaaaataaattaaaaaaaaaaaaaaaaacgttgaaaaaatgaaaatcaaaaggtaatgaaaatgttatgcCCTCTAAGATTCCTTATAGCTTAAATTCTATCATTCTCTGACCTTTTATAGTGTAAGACCATCCTTCTTCCATTGTTTACTGATCGTCAAGAAGGAGGTAGACTTGTATTGCTTGTTTGTGTCAGCTCTCATTTATTGCCTCACCACAATTAGTGGCGTATTGCCCCTGCCTTTAACTCAACAGGAGCTGGAAGGGAAGGAATCTGAAATCCTGTTTTCTAAGGCAGCCAGTTGTAGGAATggatttctctcattttctgtatCAGGCCGGAGGAGAAACACTGTTCCAAAGTCTGTGCCTATCATTTAAAATAGTCAGCAAAGAGGAAAGGAGCGCTGTGTCCAGACTAGGTACGAAGGTGTCACATGCTGAGGAGCAAAGTGAAGACGGGAAAACAGACTTGCAGCTTCTCATCGGCTGGGTCTTCCCTGGAgctggttattttatttaatgctttgtGAAACTGCCCAATTTCAAACCCATTATGAAGTCAtactagaaaaacatttttaaacagtatAAAACTTTCATTTCACACTACTCTTCCCTTGTATAGGTTTTGGTCATTAGACAATCAAATACCTTATTGCATACAAAACTCGTTTTCCTTGGGTTAATTCAACTTACTGCAACTGATTCAGAATCCAGGAAAGGGTGTTTTCAAATACATATGCTAAGTCTTGGTAAGAAATAGTTACACAGCATTGAAGCACCAGGTCTCTGAGGAAAAGAATTAGGAGTTCAGAAACAACGTTTTTTATATCAGGTGTAAAAAGATACAGGCCTAGATTTATAATAGCACCATTAGGAAACAATAGGAATGTTTCAAAAACATGACAACTCTCACCATTAAAGAGACGTCAGATGGCATTCTGAGTTAAACtgtaagagaaaaatgattttggggtgcctgggtggctcagccggttgagggtccgacttcggctcaggtcatgatctcacggtttgtgagttcgagccccgtgtccggctctgtgctgaaagcacagagcctggaacctgcttcggattctgtgtctccctctctctctgcccctctcctgctcacagtctctctctctctctctctttctctctctctcttacaaaattaaacattaaaaaaaattttaaaagaaaaacgaTTTGGATGACAGTCAGCTACAGCAATTTAACTTAGTTCAACGAAGAGTGAGCTGGTGTGCTATTAATATGTCACTGTCCTAGCTGCTGATGTAAGAAATAACATTATTGATGGGAAATAGTTTTAATAGAGGAAAGTGAAGAGTAAGAACAAGAAGTTGGGAAGAATCTTATATGTAaacagcagaaaagagaaaaactcaagCTGAAAAACCTTTCTTAAGAAAGGGAATTCTATATTCAAAGTTACATTTTAATATACATGTGTAACAACTTTGATGATATAAATTTAATTAAGAGTTTGTAAAATTgttgcatgtatttttaattaagcgTGTATTCTTGTACCTTCTAATTGTAATGTCTATCACATGGCTATCGTATTCTGAAAATAGCAAAGCACaaaatatcagtttttaaaataatggaaatttggAAAGAAGtatacacagtttaaaaaaataaattgtataactTCATATTTTAGTAATTAAAGATTTAACAGTTGTGATTTTATggctaaacaaaataaattgaatgCATTGTGCATGAATCCTGGATTCAAGCTCCTGAAAACTGTCATGAAGTCTATAAACtggttctctgtgccttttcatTGGTAAATGGGCAAAACCTATTCTACAATAGGAgctgaaaaaaatactatttctacttttctttctcttttacagataattttgaatgtttcctttcatttaaacttATAGTAGGTTTTACTTTTCAACTACAAAGCATTTTATCTCAATGGCACTTTATATATGTGCCGctaaaatatgtttgaaattcGTTCTGTATACTTTTCCTGAGTAACAAAAACatcaaatactttatttatttattttttttaatgtttatttatttttgagagagacagagcatgagcaggggaggggcagagagagagggagacacagaatccgaagcaggctccaggctccgagctgtcagcacagagcccaacgtggggcttgaactcacagactgtgagatcatgacctgagctgaagtcggacactcaactgactgagccacccaggcacccaaacttCAAATACTTTAATGGCCTGTGAGGACTCTAAATCAAGAGAAGGCCTGGACGCTCTCTGACTCCAGTTAAAGAGTCTTTTGACCTAAGGTAACACATGTGACCACTCtatgcttcattttccttttccccctaTAACATATTGGACTAGATTACCCTCATGGCCTCTTCCAAAATTTGGGGATAAAATCCTTGCAAACCCTTTTTCAGATTCTTGGACTCGGGTTAAAAATAGCTCGCTATGCCTATATGATGAAGATGTGTAGAAAAGTATGAAATCCTTATTTATAGAATGACTTTGTAATTTGGTCTAAAGTCTGCATGCAGGGTATTAAAATGTGGTTACTTTATTGCCAAAGCATCAAAGACATGTAAGTCTTTAAAGTACCtcctttttggggcgcctgggtggctcggtcggttaagcgtccgacttcggctcaggtcacgatctcacggttcgtgagttcgagccccgcgtcgggctctgtgctgacagctcagaacctggagcctgtttcagattctgtgtctccctctctctctgaccctcccccattcatgctctgtctctctctgtctcaaaaataaataaacgttaaaaaaaaaattaaaataaaataaaataaagtacctCCTTTCTGATCTATGGGTTAGTTTATCATCCCTTTATGAGAACTGATGGGCCCTTGGTGACCTTTCCAGGCCTCACCATAGGCCTCAGggtttatgcattttattttattttattttattttattttattttattttaatgtttatttctgagacagagagagacagaacatgaatgggggaggagcagggagagagggagacacagaatccgaagcaggctccaggctctgtgctgggagcacagagcctgacgtggggctcgaacccacagaccgcgagatcatgacctaagccgaagccagttgctcaaccgactgagccacccaggcgccccagggtttaTGCATTTTAAACAACTTTCCCATATTGTACCCAGGCATACCTAAGTCTGAGAACGCTGCTCTAAGGTGGCATTTAAGAGCAACTGAAATGGTATTTGAGACGATTACTGTTGTACAGTTACTTTTGGTAGTATAGCTTCAAGCACCGGACAGATCTGCAgttttaattctgtatttcttaGTCAAAAATTTACTTCAGTAATGCGTGGCTTTTTCTAAACCATAAATGCCACCTGTCGAATTTGTAAAATGTGTTGCTGAATTTAATTCGTCATTTTGTCTTCAAAGGGAAAAGTAAgagttggtatttttttaaaaattgggacaGCTTTGCAACTGAtgttctaaagaaataaaatatagtgcCGGGCCCAGAGCAAACCTTGCAGCAAACTAATGTGAGTTTATTGTATCTCCGAGTTTGAGtactaatattttttatcttCGGTAGTCACTTTTGGACTGATACTTATTAAGTTTTATCCTGTCTGGGCTTTATTCCATGCATTTCTAAAGGATACCAGTGCAGTTTGTTTCTGGTAGATATAGCACAAATTGAATAATGTACCTCTGATTCCAATGTACCTGTTACAAGTTAACCAGAATAGTCATGAGCCAAATCTTATTTCTCAAAGCATTTCTGTGGCACGAGAATATAGGACTGAAACCATTTGTTTCAGACCCTACTGAAAAGTGTATTTTGTTAAAAGGGATATGCCATTAAAAATGCTCTGTTCTGACAACCTAAAGTAGGTTGTGTTTATGTAATCAAAGCATATGAACACAAATCCGTATTTAGTAGGCAATAGGGCATTTTGTTCATGATTAGATAAAAGgtttagattttaaatttctggaaaatTGCACAGTACTAGTGAAAGGGACCACGGTGATGACTTAGCAAGCTTTCCATTCCAGATTTCTCTCTTTGAAGAGAAAGAACattgttcatttttcattatacccataaaaaaaaagacatgccatGTTAGAATGGTTTTAATCATTCAGTTAGCTAATTAACGAGCATCTGCAGAGTGAACTCAGACTTCCCAGTAAATTTTTTGATAACTGTCAAAATCCTTCTTTATAATTCCATCTAGCAAAGGCTTTAACTTCAGAATTCACCCAACACAGGGGATTTTAGCATTGAGTTCATGTTGGCTAGCCCTTTTGGATTTTGCCTTTCAGAATTTTTAAGTTCTTGTTTTCATTGTTCCCTGGTGGTGAGTTATTTATTGCTTCTTTTGGCCACTTATCAAATAGTCATTGGTAATCAGAGGATTTTACAAGATGTTTAGgatacatttttaattctcatGGATCAAGATAACAGagtaatttttctctttacttccaTGCCCATTAAGTTCTTTTGGGCTGTGATCCCGCCCTTGTGATTTGCTCTCATTCTGCTCATTCATCACTGtttccatcttaattttttttttctattcccttatttttgtttctaagatAGTGAAAAGTAAATGGACTTTCTGGGTTTTATaaacatctattttgtctctttgtacacaAACCTAAGTATTTAtccttcttttttgtctttgttagCAAAATGTATTACAAATGCATAGTAGATTTTCAGACTCTCAGAAAAGTCTCCTTTTAgggtttctgttttccaaattttagaaatgtgtttatCTGAGTTCAAGGCCTTGGATTTTCAATGTTCTAAGTTTATGTTTATGGGTAAAATCCTTCTGTTGTTTCTGACATTTTCTAATTAGGCATCAATTTCAAATAATGAACAACTTTTACCTCTTATAACTTAGTGAACAGTTATGTGgctaatttttcaaaatagcaataaaaagaaaacatgtattgTGGCTTTAGCAACGATTATTTTCTTGGGACAGTTCTGTCTTCCTAATTATCTTTTGCCTAAGCTGACACTCACATTAATTCACATTCTCGTAAGCATATGCCCACTAATGACAGATATATATGCTGCAGTTAAAAATCTGGCATGTATAattcatacataaatatttgattGCTAAGAAAACTGATCATTATTTGTCATCTCTTTATTTTCACTCTGATCTTTCATCCATATACTTAAGTATGTCATAATACCaattgtataaataaaaattcacttctGGTGCTgtgaaccattttgaaataatcaATTTTAATGTTCTTGATGCTGGAATTTATGATACGATGTGGTTAGATACCCTTTTTCTAAACAATATTGAGTTTCATgccatttgattttgtttttacaagGTTTGTATGCTCTTTCACAGTTTCTAGTTTATCCTAATGCAGACAATAAAATCAATCTCGTATTAAGTAATTAAAGGTACAAAAATAAACCGATGCCATTGACTTTGGGCAACTTAATGTTCACTCTAAATATTCTACTTTTGTTTACCTctaacattttaataatgttttacagAGAAAGCCTGATTGGTATGATATGATCTTTTCACTGATGTTTTATAGACAGtgttctgttttatatatagAGTATAAGTGGCTTCACCCAGCAAAGCaaataaatttctttgttttaaaggtaTAGTTTTTAAAGTGACATATCAACAAGGATTTTTCTTCGGagcctaaaattttttaaaccgaATTTTGAGATAGGCAGTGTCCGTTAATCCTTCAGGGGCCTATAGAAACACACAGGTGGATTCACCCATGCAAACATTTGTTTCTAGCTAACGGATGGTTTTCTCAAAAtaatctggtgtgtgtgtgtgtgtgtgtgtgtgtgtgtgtgtgtgtgtgtatgtgtctgcaCCAAAGTAGGTAGAACTTTTGTTTGAGACTAGACCCTAGAATTTAGTCTCCACTAAATTCTCAACTAAAGACTCACAAAGTTCTTTCAATGGAAACAGCAGAGTAAACAGGAAAAAACTACTAACTTGGAGTCCAGAGCCCTGAGTTAGGATTCTGTGCTGCTGCTCACTAGCATGAAACCTGGGATGAGATTCAGGTCTCAGTCTTTTGATCCATATAGCAGAGGGTGGGCGAGATGGTGTTGAAGTTCCCTCTCAGGTCTAAGATGATAAGATTTTAGGTACCTCGTTATTTTTAGCTGAAGTTAAATGTTGACTTGGCattaatttgtaatattttcttctgatgaaCTCAAGCACCCGTGCTAAATTGTAATGTTCACCCTAAATCGCTTAACCTTTAATCAACACACTTTATTATTGCTTATCCaaccaacatttgttgaatattttttatggGCCAGGGATGTGCAAAGCCCTAGAGTAGCAAAGATAAATGAGATGTGTTTCCTGCGCACAAGTAATGATGTTGTAGGGTAATAAGGACCACAGCAGACGATTGAAATGCCATGGTAGTCCAAAGAAGAGACCGAGTAATCCTGCCTTGCGGAGAGCCGGGAGAGCTTAGAAGGCAGTGGCAACAAATGGGTCTTGGAAGATGTGTTTGCCAAGTGGGAGATGGGGCCGAGGGAGGTAACAATTGGTCTTCCAGACCAATGGAAGAGCATatacagagggaagagggaggcctACCTAGTGTTTGAGTGGAACTTCTAGGTTGATTCCATTTCCAGGGCTAAATCCTGGGGAACAaatggtgggggaggcagggcacTGAATAGATAGAAGAACAGGCAAGGATGGTTGAAGGGGAATGAGGCGATAGGGGATTAGCAGGTTGATAACAGCACCTCTGGGCCTTCTTCCCAAGTTGAAGATCAACTCAAATCTTTTTGGAGCCTCAGATGTACTGAGATTTGCTTGTGCTACTCATAATTGTTGTCAGAATGTTAGCCCGAGCCTGGGGAGCATTTCCCATGCATTACGTCTTATTCTCCAAGTCCCAACTCCAACATCTAGTTAAGAAATACCACAAACAACTTTTTTGTCCTGaaaaatttatctttgtgtgATATTTGtagagcaaacattttttaaaaatttgtttggctggggcacctgggtagctcattcgattaagcgtctggctcttgatttcggctcaggtcacaatctcacggtcgtgagtttgagccccgtgtcaagctccatgctgggcatggaacctgcttaagattctctctctctctccctctctctgctcctctccccgcttgctataaataagtaaataaataaataaataaataaataaataaatatttggctaTCAGGCAAaggaaactattttctttttacaaagaatTACAGATACATTATAATGATAAGGAATGTATTCTTCACATAGAGACTATCACATTTCACCTCAAAATTCCAGATTAAGTCATTTCAGTGTATTGAAGGGATAAAATGGGATGAGGGCTTGGAAGCTACTTTTCATAGACTTTAAATTGTAGGTTGTTTGAATAATTATAAAGGTCACAAAGAATGCACTATTCATTAAATCTTATGTCTTGACTCTAattcttctcctcccttccccaactATTACGGAGTAAGAACTGTATGTCAACTTGGAATCAGACTCTGTTTTGAGCCATTTAATTTAGacactta is a window encoding:
- the LOC125924011 gene encoding serine/arginine repetitive matrix protein 1-like yields the protein MKKSALSFSVLSSLRRGRRSPTRTGREDTPGVFLKDLAKAAKAPGTELPGPQRGLSATPGRACAAETPVPRARTPPDELSAAAEPRQPRRLARPQPGRPRRQRRPRDKDPGSHDAPTPTPRRPRSPSPWRGVPGGRRRRRRSRHRRRHLLPALGVARGGFSRRGGLGRPGPRARLHAAGPRGRGQRPPPRLGSGARRQRAERGGGRRVGGGAPGRRSLRPLPAVCEVCGGPPGAPFAGSVTGVRRRRLPGLGTACAAAAARARLQIPDPREPWLHTSAIWAPSPLHIYDLPSHCLASGFPLTVSKTLEQEGARGCWPTGGGAEGKPEEPGAVCVSSARGRTALFFGMRVGVRLLAAAVPLLRHLGVHFA